The Lonchura striata isolate bLonStr1 chromosome 5, bLonStr1.mat, whole genome shotgun sequence genome window below encodes:
- the KCNA5 gene encoding potassium voltage-gated channel subfamily A member 5 — protein sequence MEIALVTLENGGTAAIAGGEDAAGGRARWRGNLLHLAGSPQLSDGKDGAPPAPPPAGDEEPERPPPGPRAGGPGERVAEPRAAPAPPPRPPPRAPRPAADSGPSEEGGHRRGMAMAAAGDEEEEAAANPGAMHHQRVLINISGLRFETQLGTLNQFPDTLLGDPDKRIRYFDPLRNEYFFDRNRPSFDGILYFYQSGGKLRRPVNVSIDVFADEIRFYQLGEEAMERFREDEGFIKEEEKPLPRNEFQRQVWLIFEYPESSSSARAIAIVSVLVILISIITFCLETLPEFRDEREMPIPLPPQGGGLNGTPGDSPPMQPPSSLADPFFIIETTCVIWFTFELLVRFFACPSKPEFSRNIMNIIDIVAIIPYFITLGTELAHEQQQPGAGSSNGGGGQQQAMSLAILRVIRLVRVFRIFKLSRHSKGLQILGQTLKASMRELGLLIFFLFIGVILFSSAVYFAEADDPESHFSSIPDAFWWAVVTMTTVGYGDMRPVTVGGKIVGSLCAIAGVLTIALPVPVIVSNFNYFYHRETDHEEQAVLKDEHSSAQGSTAGGEVKRRPSKNSLNKSVVHLENSEEFNNGTSSLEKANIKAKSNVDLRKSLYALCLDTNRETDL from the coding sequence aTGGAGATCGCGCTGGTGACTCTGGAGAACGGCGGCACCGCGGCCATCGCGGGCGGCGAGGATGCCGCCggcggccgggcgcgctggcgGGGCAACTTGCTGCACCTGGCCGGCTCGCCGCAGTTGAGCGACGGCAAGGACggcgccccgccggccccgccgcccgcgggggACGAGGAGCCGGAGCGGCCCCCGCCGGGTCCCCgcgcgggcggccccggggAGCGGGTGGCGGAGCCCCGCGCagcccccgcgccgccgccgcggccgccgccccgcgccccgcgccccgccgcggACTCGGGGCCGTCCGAGGAAGGGGGACACCGCCGGGGCATggccatggcggcggcgggcgacgaggaggaggaggcggcggccaACCCGGGCGCCATGCACCACCAGCGGGTGCTGATCAACATCTCGGGGCTGCGCTTCGAGACGCAGCTGGGCACCCTCAACCAGTTCCCCGACACGCTGCTGGGGGACCCCGACAAGCGCATTCGCTACTTCGACCCGCTCCGCAACGAGTACTTCTTCGACCGCAACCGGCCCAGCTTCGACGGCATCCTCTACTTCTACCAGTCCGGGGGCAAGCTCCGCCGGCCCGTCAATGTCTCCATCGACGTTTTCGCCGACGAGATCCGCTTCTACCAGCTGGGTGAGGAGGCCATGGAGCGCTTCCGGGAGGACGAGGGCTTCATCAAAGAGGAGGAGAAGCCCCTGCCCCGCAATGAGTTCCAGCGCCAGGTCTGGCTCATCTTTGAGTACCCCGAGAGCTCCAGCTCAGCGCGGGCCATCGCCATCGTCTCCGTGCTGGTCATCCTCATCTCCATTATCACCTTCTGCCTGGAGACCCTGCCCGAGTTCAGGGACGAGAGGGAGATGCCCATACCCCTGCCCCCGCAAGGTGGAGGTTTGAATGGCACGCCTGGGGACTCCCCACCCATGCAACCACCCAGCAGCCTGGCTGACCCCTTCTTCATCATCGAGACCACCTGCGTGATCTGGTTCACCTTCGAGCTCCTCGTGCGCTTCTTCGCCTGCCCCAGCAAGCCCGAGTTCTCCCGCAACATCATGAACATCATCGACATCGTGGCCATCATCCCCTACTTCATCACCCTGGGCACCGAACTGGCCcacgagcagcagcagcccgggGCTGGCAGTAGCAATGGGGGCGGGGGCCAGCAGCAAGCCATGTCCCTGGCCATCCTCAGAGTCATCCGCCTGGTCAGAGTCTTCAGGATCTTCAAGCTCTCCAGGCACTCCAAGGGGCTGCAGATCTTGGGACAGACTTTGAAAGCCAGCATGAGGGAGCTGGGTCTCCtcatcttcttcctcttcatcgGGGTGATCCTCTTCTCCAGCGCTGTCTACTTTGCTGAGGCTGATGACCCCGAGTCTCATTTCTCCAGCATCCCTGATGCTTTCTGGTGGGCTGTGGTAACCATGACTACTGTGGGCTATGGGGACATGAGACCTGTCACCGTGGGGGGCAAGATTGTGGGCTCCTTGTGTGCCATCGCGGGTGTGCTCACCAttgccctgcctgtccctgtcatCGTGTCCAACTTCAACTACTTCTACCACCGAGAGACTGACCACGAGGAGCAGGCTGTCCTCAAAGATGAGCACAGCAGTGCTCAGGGCAGCACTGCGGGGGGAGAAGTGAAGAGGAGACCCAGTAAAAACTCTCTGAACAAATCTGTTGTGCACTTGGAAAACAGTGAGGAGTTCAACAATGGCACCAGCTCCTTAGAGAAAGCCAATATCAAAGCAAAAAGTAACGTAGATCTCAGAAAATCCCTCTATGCCCTCTGTCTGGACACCAATAGGGAAACAGACCTGTGA
- the LOC110475714 gene encoding very long chain fatty acid elongase 4 isoform X2: protein MASTWQKTQEFYNWILESGDPRTESWPLVYSPLPVTLVFTSYLFMVALGPSCMRRRRQLELRAPLLAYNLAMVAFSSYMFYEFLVTSVLANYSYLCQPVDYSRSELGMRMARVCWWFFFSKVIELLDTVFLILRKKQEQVTFLHVYHHGSMLFNWWSGVKYVPGGQAFFVGMLNSFVHIFMYGYYALASLGPRMHRHLWWKRYLTILQLCQFVAIAAHSSYNLFTECPFPDGFNTAVFLYILSLLALFLHFYYQTYVRGKQEKLT, encoded by the exons ATGGCTTCAACTTGGCAGAAAACTCAGGAATTCTACAACTGGATTCTTGAAAGTGGAG ATCCAAGGACAGAATCGTGGCCACTGGTCTACTCCCCACTTCCAGTCACCCTGGTCTTCACCTCCTACCTCTTCATGGTGGcactggggccatcctgcatgcggcggcggcggcagctgGAGCTGCGGGCTCCGCTGCTTGCCTACAACCTGGCCATGGTGGCATTCTCCAGCTACATGTTCTACGAG tttCTGGTCACTTCAGTCTTGGCCAACTACAGCTACCTGTGCCAGCCAGTGGATTACAGCCGGAGTGAGCTGGGAATGAGG ATGGCAAGAGTGTGTTGGTGGTTCTTCTTCTCCAAAGTCATTGAGCTGCTGGATACG GTTTTCTTAATTCTGCGCAAGAAACAAGAGCAGGTGACTTTTCTGCACGTGTACCATCATGGCTCTATGCTCTTCAACTGGTGGTCAGGGGTCAAGTACGTGCCTGGAGGACAAG CCTTCTTTGTTGGGATGCTGAACTCCTTTGTCCACATCTTCATGTACGGCTACTACGCCCTGGCCAGCCTGGGACCGCGGATGCACCGGCACCTGTGGTGGAAGCGTTACCTGACCATCCTGCAGCTG TGCCAGTTTGTGGCCATCGCTGCTCATTCTTCCTACAACCTCTTCACGGAGTGCCCGTTCCCTGATGGCTTCAACACCGCAGTCTTCCTCTACATCCTCAGCCTCCTGGCTCTCTTCCTACACTTCTACTATCAGACCTATGTCAggggaaagcaggaaaagctgACTTGA
- the LOC110475714 gene encoding very long chain fatty acid elongase 4 isoform X1, giving the protein MASTWQKTQEFYNWILESGDPRTESWPLVYSPLPVTLVFTSYLFMVALGPSCMRRRRQLELRAPLLAYNLAMVAFSSYMFYEFLVTSVLANYSYLCQPVDYSRSELGMRQMARVCWWFFFSKVIELLDTVFLILRKKQEQVTFLHVYHHGSMLFNWWSGVKYVPGGQAFFVGMLNSFVHIFMYGYYALASLGPRMHRHLWWKRYLTILQLCQFVAIAAHSSYNLFTECPFPDGFNTAVFLYILSLLALFLHFYYQTYVRGKQEKLT; this is encoded by the exons ATGGCTTCAACTTGGCAGAAAACTCAGGAATTCTACAACTGGATTCTTGAAAGTGGAG ATCCAAGGACAGAATCGTGGCCACTGGTCTACTCCCCACTTCCAGTCACCCTGGTCTTCACCTCCTACCTCTTCATGGTGGcactggggccatcctgcatgcggcggcggcggcagctgGAGCTGCGGGCTCCGCTGCTTGCCTACAACCTGGCCATGGTGGCATTCTCCAGCTACATGTTCTACGAG tttCTGGTCACTTCAGTCTTGGCCAACTACAGCTACCTGTGCCAGCCAGTGGATTACAGCCGGAGTGAGCTGGGAATGAGG CAGATGGCAAGAGTGTGTTGGTGGTTCTTCTTCTCCAAAGTCATTGAGCTGCTGGATACG GTTTTCTTAATTCTGCGCAAGAAACAAGAGCAGGTGACTTTTCTGCACGTGTACCATCATGGCTCTATGCTCTTCAACTGGTGGTCAGGGGTCAAGTACGTGCCTGGAGGACAAG CCTTCTTTGTTGGGATGCTGAACTCCTTTGTCCACATCTTCATGTACGGCTACTACGCCCTGGCCAGCCTGGGACCGCGGATGCACCGGCACCTGTGGTGGAAGCGTTACCTGACCATCCTGCAGCTG TGCCAGTTTGTGGCCATCGCTGCTCATTCTTCCTACAACCTCTTCACGGAGTGCCCGTTCCCTGATGGCTTCAACACCGCAGTCTTCCTCTACATCCTCAGCCTCCTGGCTCTCTTCCTACACTTCTACTATCAGACCTATGTCAggggaaagcaggaaaagctgACTTGA